A single Phragmites australis chromosome 4, lpPhrAust1.1, whole genome shotgun sequence DNA region contains:
- the LOC133915818 gene encoding patatin-like protein 3, with translation MEAYAAMPSPQTIAMGVDKLSYKIFSLLESKFLFRAGGGGLSGPGTPARGFLGDGGRVRVLAIDGCGAGAEDALLAAAALARLEARLRECTGDPEARVADFFDLAAGAGAGGVLAAMLFLRGPEGRPRYTAEEALAFVAGSVGKGRDWGGRRGRWAKLFRGARSGERSLRRVFGDATLRDTVAPLLVACYDLTTAAPFMFSRADAVESDSFNFRLRDVCAASCAASGAPSDVRSVDGLTTIAAASGGVAAMGNPAAAAITHVLYNKQEFPLATGVDDILVLSIGTGTSATVSSGLNTPMATRSPSPRDLARVTAEGVADMVGEAVAMAFGYTCGSNYVRIQAGKAPTLLHAESAAAAAGAMLAQRNVESVLFRGRRLSERTNAEKVDALAAELVKEQERRRRSPLPNVAMKQVATPRLSSATTASSVTATARTTSTMPSPVSCDSSR, from the coding sequence ATGGAAGCGTACGCGGCAATGCCGTCGCCACAGACGATAGCCATGGGCGTCGACAAGCTCAGCTACAAGATCTTCTCCCTGCTGGAGAGCAAGTTTCTATTCCGCGCTGGTGGCGGGGGTCTGTCGGGCCCCGGGACTCCGGCACGGGGGTTTCTTGGTGATGGTGGCCGCGTGCGGGTGCTGGCCATCGACGGCTGCGGCGCGGGCGCTGAGGATGCGCTCCTGGCCGCGGCGGCGCTCGCAAGGCTCGAGGCCAGGCTGCGCGAGTGTACGGGTGATCCCGAGGCGCGCGTCGCGGACTTCTTCGACTTGGCGGCCGGCGCCGGTGCTGGAGGCGTGCTCGCAGCGATGCTGTTCCTGAGGGGACCCGAAGGGCGGCCGCGGTACACGGCCGAGGAGGCGCTCGCGTTCGTGGCCGGGAGCGTCGGGAAGGGGAGGGACTGGGGCGGTCGGCGCGGGCGGTGGGCAAAGCTGTTCCGCGGCGCGCGGAGCGGGGAGCGGTCTCTCCGGCGGGTGTTCGGCGACGCAACGCTCAGGGACACCGTCGCGCCGCTGCTCGTGGCGTGCTACGACCTCACCACGGCCGCGCCCTTCATGTTCTCGCGCGCCGACGCCGTCGAGAGCGACAGCTTCAACTTCCGCCTCCGCGACGTCTGCGCCGCCTCCTGCGCCGCGAGCGGCGCGCCCTCAGACGTCAGGTCCGTCGACGGACTCACTACCATCGCGGCGGCGTCCGGGGGAGTGGCGGCCATGGGCAACCCGGCCGCCGCGGCCATCACGCACGTTCTCTACAACAAGCAGGAGTTCCCCCTCGCCACTGGTGTCGACGACATCCTGGTCCTCTCAATTGGCACCGGCACCTCCGCCACCGTCTCCAGCGGGTTGAATACGCCGATGGCCACAAGGTCACCGTCGCCGCGGGACCTGGCACGCGTTACCGCCGAGGGCGTGGCAGACATGGTGGGCGAAGCGGTGGCCATGGCTTTCGGGTACACGTGCGGAAGCAACTACGTCCGCATCCAGGCCGGCAAGGCACCGACCCTCCTCCACGCGGagtcggcggccgcggccgccggagCGATGCTGGCACAGCGGAACGTGGAGTCGGTGCTGTTCCGCGGGCGGAGGCTGTCCGAGCGGACGAACGCCGAGAAGGTGGACGCGCTCGCTGCGGAGCTGGTGAAGGAGCAGGAGCGACGAAGGCGCAGCCCGCTCCCGAACGTGGCCATGAAGCAGGTTGCCACGCCGCGGCTATCGTCTGCGACCACCGCGTCGTCGGTCACGGCCACGGCGAGGACCACGTCGACGATGCCATCGCCGGTGTCATGCGATTCTTCCCGGTAG